A region of Maridesulfovibrio bastinii DSM 16055 DNA encodes the following proteins:
- the metE gene encoding 5-methyltetrahydropteroyltriglutamate--homocysteine S-methyltransferase, producing the protein MLTHTLGFPRMGGNRELKKALESYWKEQTSKESLLKTAADLRKQNWTVQHEAGIDLLPVGDFSLYDHILDNSFRFGVVPERYVEAGYSSGLSLYFAMARGEAGEGGVQAMEMTKWFDTNYHYIVPEFTRGQKFYVADNSIVDQVREAKAAGFTPKAVLPGPLTFLSLGKSVKVEFNKFDLLPGLVEAYIELLKDLSKECSWIQLDEPVLATDLDEELKDGFKNAYAAFRAAVPDVKLMIANYFGTYGENLELATSLPVDALHADLVRGCDEFERLLELVSPDMAVSLGVVDGRNVWKTNLDNAVNNVRRAVDTLGSERVLAGSSCSLLHSPVDLDYENKIDPEIKSWLAFARQKCVEIGLIAKAVNGEDISSELLASRKAQESRRKSPRVHNPAVTERIQSLNSDDYKRQAPYSQRAKSQRNNLGLPLLPTTTIGSFPQTHELRALRRKYKDGQIDVDVYEGKLKEIIKDCINRQEKIGLDLLVHGEPERNDMVEYFGEQLDGYCFTENGWVQSYGSRCVKPPVIFGDISRPEPMTVKWIQYARSVSSREVKGMLTGPVTMLCWSFVRDDQPRSETCRQLALAIRDEVADLEAAGVKAIQIDEPALGEGLPLRISEQDNYLKWAVACFRLASTVVRNETQIHTHMCYCDFGKIISSIADLDADVISMEASRSDMELLHTFSIYNYPNEVGPGIYDIHSPRIPSADEMAELLSRAMMVIPRERLWVNPDCGLKTREWPEAEASLENMVKAAEITRKKIN; encoded by the coding sequence ATGCTGACGCACACTCTTGGTTTTCCACGGATGGGGGGTAACCGTGAGCTTAAAAAAGCTCTTGAAAGTTACTGGAAAGAACAGACAAGCAAAGAATCACTTTTGAAAACTGCCGCAGATCTTAGAAAACAGAATTGGACTGTTCAGCATGAAGCAGGGATAGATCTGCTGCCTGTAGGCGACTTTTCATTATATGATCATATCCTTGATAATTCTTTCAGGTTCGGGGTTGTTCCTGAAAGATATGTTGAAGCAGGATATTCAAGCGGACTGTCACTCTACTTTGCCATGGCCCGCGGCGAGGCCGGTGAAGGTGGAGTGCAGGCTATGGAGATGACAAAGTGGTTTGACACCAACTACCACTATATAGTGCCGGAATTTACCAGAGGGCAGAAATTTTATGTGGCTGATAATTCCATAGTGGATCAGGTACGGGAAGCAAAAGCAGCAGGATTTACTCCCAAAGCAGTTCTGCCCGGACCGTTGACATTTTTGAGCCTCGGTAAGTCCGTAAAGGTTGAATTTAATAAGTTTGATCTGCTTCCGGGTCTGGTTGAAGCCTATATTGAACTATTAAAGGATTTGTCCAAAGAATGCTCTTGGATTCAGCTGGATGAACCTGTTCTGGCTACTGATCTGGACGAAGAACTTAAAGACGGTTTCAAGAATGCCTATGCTGCATTTCGTGCGGCCGTTCCAGATGTTAAGTTGATGATAGCCAATTATTTTGGAACCTACGGAGAGAATCTTGAACTGGCCACCTCATTGCCGGTGGATGCTCTTCATGCCGATCTTGTTCGTGGTTGTGATGAGTTTGAGCGGCTTCTGGAACTGGTTTCCCCTGATATGGCTGTTTCACTTGGTGTTGTTGATGGTCGCAATGTCTGGAAAACAAATCTTGATAATGCTGTGAATAATGTGCGCAGAGCTGTTGACACCCTTGGAAGTGAGCGTGTGCTGGCCGGTTCCTCGTGCTCATTGCTTCATTCTCCTGTTGACCTCGATTATGAAAATAAAATTGATCCGGAAATAAAATCATGGCTTGCCTTTGCCAGACAGAAATGTGTGGAGATAGGCCTGATTGCAAAAGCTGTAAATGGTGAAGATATTTCTTCAGAACTCCTTGCAAGCCGCAAGGCTCAGGAGTCCCGCCGCAAAAGCCCGCGGGTTCATAACCCGGCAGTTACCGAACGTATTCAGTCTTTGAACTCTGATGATTATAAACGACAAGCACCTTATAGTCAGAGGGCCAAATCCCAGAGAAACAACCTTGGGCTTCCTCTGCTACCAACGACCACCATCGGGTCATTCCCCCAGACTCATGAACTGCGGGCTTTGCGGCGAAAATATAAAGACGGACAGATTGATGTTGATGTCTACGAAGGCAAACTTAAGGAAATAATCAAGGACTGCATTAACCGTCAGGAAAAAATAGGTCTTGATCTGCTGGTTCACGGTGAACCTGAACGCAATGATATGGTTGAGTACTTCGGGGAGCAGCTTGACGGGTACTGCTTTACCGAGAACGGCTGGGTTCAGAGTTACGGGTCTCGCTGTGTAAAACCTCCGGTAATTTTTGGCGACATTTCACGCCCTGAACCCATGACGGTTAAATGGATTCAATATGCCAGATCCGTAAGCAGCCGGGAGGTCAAGGGAATGCTGACCGGACCGGTAACCATGCTCTGCTGGAGTTTTGTGCGTGACGATCAGCCGCGCAGTGAAACATGCCGGCAGCTTGCTCTGGCGATACGGGATGAAGTTGCTGATCTGGAAGCCGCTGGAGTGAAAGCTATTCAGATAGATGAACCAGCCCTTGGCGAGGGGCTGCCCTTGAGAATTTCGGAGCAGGACAATTATCTTAAATGGGCTGTAGCCTGTTTCAGACTCGCCTCAACCGTTGTCCGCAATGAAACTCAGATTCACACCCACATGTGCTATTGCGATTTTGGTAAAATAATCAGTTCCATTGCCGACCTTGATGCGGATGTTATCAGCATGGAGGCAAGCCGAAGTGATATGGAGCTGCTGCACACTTTCAGCATATATAATTATCCCAACGAAGTAGGTCCGGGAATTTACGACATCCACAGTCCCAGAATTCCCTCTGCCGATGAAATGGCAGAACTCCTTTCCCGGGCAATGATGGTTATCCCGCGCGAACGGTTGTGGGTTAATCCGGATTGCGGTTTAAAAACCCGCGAATGGCCTGAAGCAGAAGCCTCGCTGGAAAATATGGTTAAAGCCGCTGAGATTACCAGAAAAAAGATAAATTAA
- a CDS encoding DUF4136 domain-containing protein, with the protein MRKFLLLVVMAGLVLSGCVYVDMEVRNQPVSTQGIQTMKRFNMADSGQDSGELGKKLYAQAKSELEQKGYIYDEKSPEFSVMVRYGSKSFTARGVSYDRVGWGYNYIDKEYVDDSLKREGNSETNINQVKIYMISPGSENNPVFLWRSSASSSDREGVAVVGPCLLKGALSHFPGQPGKFSEKVNLRSCNK; encoded by the coding sequence GTGAGAAAATTTTTATTATTGGTTGTTATGGCCGGGCTTGTCCTGTCGGGATGTGTATATGTGGATATGGAAGTCCGTAACCAGCCAGTTTCAACTCAGGGCATCCAGACAATGAAACGCTTTAATATGGCAGACTCCGGTCAGGATAGTGGAGAGCTTGGTAAAAAACTTTATGCGCAGGCTAAGAGTGAACTGGAACAGAAAGGCTACATTTACGATGAAAAGTCCCCGGAATTTTCTGTGATGGTCAGATATGGTTCAAAATCTTTCACAGCCCGCGGGGTCAGCTATGATCGTGTCGGCTGGGGCTACAATTATATTGATAAAGAATATGTAGATGACAGTCTTAAGCGCGAAGGTAACTCAGAAACCAATATTAATCAGGTTAAAATATATATGATCAGCCCGGGCTCTGAGAACAATCCTGTTTTTCTATGGCGCAGTTCAGCATCCAGTTCCGACAGGGAAGGGGTGGCTGTTGTCGGTCCATGCCTGTTGAAAGGAGCTCTTTCACATTTTCCGGGCCAACCGGGAAAATTTTCTGAAAAGGTCAATTTAAGAAGCTGCAATAAATAA